In Streptomyces thermolilacinus SPC6, a single genomic region encodes these proteins:
- a CDS encoding C40 family peptidase, producing the protein MTFRRGAAVLALASALVLGAPWPVPPPPPARAEGESVAALLTRLQRLYRDAEAAGEAYNAAGAELAAQSAEVRRLGGDLTRTRDALAKARDAAGRLARAQYQGRGDLSPALRLLFAGDPEHALDEALVLRRLAREYAVTVARLEGGEKRADAVATAARRALDRKQALIAARQRARDGALARLREVEKALAGLSPQRLAEIAALERDQTGQAQRELLDGGALAEEGAPSPQGAEAVAYAAEQLGKPYEAGASGPRAFDDSGLAVRAWAAAGRPVPRTSGEQWRTLPRVPLRSLRPGDLVVYFPEATHVALYAGGGRVVHAPRPGAAVAVSPLAALPVLGAVRPDADAPPLAAYTPPDLERGGV; encoded by the coding sequence ATGACGTTCCGCAGGGGCGCGGCCGTGCTCGCGCTCGCCTCGGCGCTGGTCCTCGGCGCGCCCTGGCCCGTGCCGCCGCCGCCCCCCGCCCGGGCCGAGGGCGAGTCGGTGGCCGCGCTGCTGACCCGCCTCCAGCGGCTCTACCGGGACGCCGAGGCCGCCGGGGAGGCGTACAACGCCGCCGGGGCCGAGCTGGCCGCGCAGAGCGCCGAGGTCCGGCGGCTCGGCGGGGACCTGACCCGCACCAGGGACGCGCTGGCGAAGGCGCGGGACGCCGCCGGGCGCCTCGCGCGGGCCCAGTACCAGGGCCGCGGCGACCTCTCCCCCGCCCTGCGGCTGCTGTTCGCGGGCGACCCGGAGCACGCCCTGGACGAGGCGCTGGTGCTGCGTCGCCTGGCCCGCGAGTACGCGGTGACGGTGGCCCGGCTGGAGGGCGGCGAGAAGCGGGCGGACGCGGTGGCGACGGCCGCGCGCCGGGCGCTGGACCGCAAGCAGGCGCTGATCGCCGCACGGCAGCGGGCCCGCGACGGCGCCCTGGCCAGGCTGCGGGAGGTCGAGAAGGCCCTCGCCGGGCTGTCGCCGCAGCGCCTCGCGGAGATCGCCGCGCTGGAACGGGACCAGACCGGCCAAGCGCAGCGGGAACTGCTCGACGGCGGCGCCCTGGCGGAGGAGGGCGCCCCGTCCCCGCAGGGCGCCGAGGCCGTGGCGTACGCGGCGGAGCAGCTCGGCAAGCCGTACGAGGCTGGTGCCTCGGGCCCGCGCGCCTTCGACGACTCGGGGCTCGCCGTTCGGGCCTGGGCGGCGGCGGGCAGGCCGGTGCCGCGCACCAGCGGCGAGCAGTGGCGGACCCTGCCCAGGGTGCCGCTGCGGTCGCTGCGCCCCGGCGACCTGGTCGTCTACTTCCCGGAGGCCACTCACGTGGCGCTGTACGCGGGCGGCGGGCGGGTCGTGCACGCGCCGCGCCCCGGCGCCGCCGTGGCCGTGTCGCCGCTCGCCGCGCTCCCGGTGCTGGGCGCCGTACGGCCCGACGCGGACGCCCCGCCGCTGGCCGCGTACACCCCGCCGGACCTGGAACGCGGCGGGGTGTGA